Proteins co-encoded in one Brassica rapa cultivar Chiifu-401-42 chromosome A02, CAAS_Brap_v3.01, whole genome shotgun sequence genomic window:
- the LOC103851960 gene encoding nucleolin yields MEKMKCELCEGVARMFCESDQASLCWDCDGNVHGANFLVAKHARCLLCSACQSPTPWKASGLRLCPTVSICESCLARKNNSGAGSNSYGEDDGAESYDEDEEEEEESDDEEEEEEEAENQVVPCDAAAAVQESPVMSSSSSVSSGEERFSLVAKRTRQDSELNSDDEESNDESRPLKRLTRDATLPRSAAMMKSTLKIKRL; encoded by the exons atggagaagatgaagtgtGAGCTATGTGAGGGTGTGGCGAGAATGTTCTGTGAGTCAGACCAGGCGAGTTTATGCTGGGACTGCGACGGTAACGTTCACGGAGCTAACTTTCTGGTGGCTAAACACGCGCGCTGCCTTCTTTGTAGCGCGTGCCAATCTCCTACGCCTTGGAAAGCTTCTGGCCTTCGGCTCTGTCCAACCGTTTCTATATGCGAGTCTTGCCTTGCTCGTAAGAATAACTCCGGCGCCGGCAGCAATAGTTACGGAGAAGACGACGGCGCAGAATCTTATGATGAggatgaggaggaagaagaagaaagtgatgatgaggaagaagaagaagaagaagcggaGAATCAGGTGGTGCCATGTGATGCGGCTGCGGCGGTGCAAGAATCTCCGGTGATGAGTTCATCGTCTTCCGTTAGCAGCGGAGAGGAACGTTTCAGTTTGGTAGCGAAAAGGACGCGACAAGATTCAGAACTTAACTCCGATGAT GAAGAATCAAACGACGAGTCACGACCTTTGAAACGGCTGACGAGAGATGCAACCTTGCCAAGATCAGCGGCTATGATGAAATCAACCTTAAAAATCAAACGACTGTGA
- the LOC103851961 gene encoding universal stress protein PHOS32, whose translation MNPDPDHPQLPTIKIHHPPSPHHHHSSSTPSSAATPTPTAGARRKIGVAIDLSEESAYAVRWAVDHYIRPGDAVVLLHVSPTSVLFGADWGPLPLKTQENPSDQPSQEDFDAFTASKVADLARPLKESGFPYKIHIVKDHDMRERLCLEIERLGLSAVIMGSRGFGAEKKGSDGKLGSVSDYCLHHCVCPVVVVRYPDDRDGPGPVVTVKKSVDDDDEDDVAGTRHEHHHVKDE comes from the exons ATGAACCCAGATCCCGATCACCCTCAGCTCCCCACCATCAAGATCCACCACCCTCCTTCCCCTCACCACCACCACTCCTCCTCCACCCCCTCCTCCGCCGCCACCCCGACTCCCACCGCCGGAGCCCGCCGCAAAATCGGAGTCGCCATCGACCTCTCGGAAGAAAGCGCCTACGCCGTCCGCTGGGCCGTGGATCACTACATCCGCCCCGGAGACGCCGTCGTCCTCCTCCACGTCTCCCCCACCTCCGTCCTCTTCGGCGCCGACTGGGGCCCGCTCCCCCTCAAAACCCAGGAGAATCCGTCGGATCAGCCTAGCCAGGAGGACTTCGACGCCTTCACTGCCTCCAAGGTGGCGGATCTGGCGAGGCCGTTGAAGGAGAGCGGGTTCCCTTACAAGATCCATATAGTGAAGGATCACGATATGAGGGAGAGGCTGTGCCTTGAGATCGAGAGGCTTGGTTTGAGCGCGGTGATCATGGGGAGCAGAGGGTTTGGTGCTGAGAAGAAAGGGAGTGATGGGAAGCTTGGGTCTGTTAGTGATTACTGTCTTCACCACTGTGTTTGTCCTGTTGTTGTCGTGAGGTACCCTGATGATCGTGATGGGCCTGGGCCTGTTGTTACTGTTAAGAAGAgtgtggatgatgatgatgaagatgatgttgCTGGTACTCGTCATGAACACCACCATGTCAAAG ATGAGTAA